Within Thermoanaerobaculia bacterium, the genomic segment GCTCGTCGAGGACTTCGGCATCTCGGTCTTCGCCATCAAGGGGGAGGACCACGCGACGTACTACGACCACATTCGCGCGGCCCTCGCCCACCGGCCGAACATCACGATGGACGACGGGGCGGATCTCGTCTCGTCGCTCCTCTTCCTCGCGCTCGGCAAGGACCAGGACGTCGATCCGGTCGTCCGCGAGTGGGCGCGCTCGCTCTCCGCGGCGGACCGGCGCGCGCTCCTCGAGGGAATCGTCGGCGGGACGGAGGAAACGACGACGGGAGTCGTCCGCCTGCGAGCCATGGAGAAGGCCGGCGTCCTCAAGTTCCCGGTGATCGCGGTCAACGAGGCGCGCACGAAGCATTTCTTCGACAACCGCTACGGGACGGGGCAGTCGACGCTGGACGGCGTGATCCGCGCGACGAACCTCCTCATCGCGGGACTGAACGTCGTCGTCGCGGGCTACGGGTGGTGCGGCAAGGGCGTCTCGATGCGCGCGCGCGGCCTCGGCGCCCACGTCATCGTCACCGAGATCGACCCGACGAAGGCGATCGAGGCGGCGCTCGACGGGTTCCGCGTGATGACGATGGACGAGGCCGCGGCGATCGGCGACGTGTTCATCACGGTCACCGGCAACAAGGGGGTGATCTCGGGAGACCACTTCGCGCGGATGAAGGACGGGGCGGTCGTCTGCAACTCGGGCCACTTCAACGTCGAGCTCGACATCCCGGCGCTCGAGAAGCAGTCCCGCGCGCGCCGGTCGATCCGAGATTTCGTGGAGGAGTTCACGCTCGAGGGCGGACGCAAAGTCTACTTGCTCGCCGACGGCCGGCTCATCAACCTTTCGGCCGCCGAGGGCCACCCGGCGTCGGTGATGGACATGTCCTTCGCGAACCAGGCGCTCGCGGCGGAGTACATGGTCAAGAACCACGCCACGCTCGAGAACCGGATCCACGTCGTTCCCGACGAGATCGACCGGGAGATCGCGCGGCTCAAGCTCGCCGCGATGGGAATCCGGATCGACACGCCGACCGCCGAACAGGTGAAATACATGAATTCCTGGGAAGAGGGAACGTAACCTCTCGTCCCGGAGGGCCGCCGTCCGCGAGGCCGGTCGGCGGACCTCCCGGACCGGCGAAGGGGAGGCCCTCCGGTTCCCGGTCCCCGTTCAGCGCCGCATCGGCTCCGCGCCTTTCAGGTTCGGACCGTCGTCATCCGGTAGGCGGCGAAGAGCACGAAGATCAGGTTCGGCCCCCAGGCCGCGAGCATCGGTGGAACCGACCCCACTTCGCCCAGCCGGGAAAAGAGCGAGGCGACGATCAGGAAGAGCATTCCGACCGCGAGGCCCACGCCGATGCCGGTGAGCGTGCCGCGCCGGCCGATCGAGAACGCGAAGGGGAGCGCGAGACAGGCGAGCACGATCGTCTGGGCCGCCGCCGCCGGTTTTCCCGCCAGGGCGGTCGCGAGCTCGGCGACGGGGTAGCCGGTCCGCGAGAGCCGTTCGACGTAGCGGTCGAGGGCGCGGTACCGCATCTCGTCGGGCCGCCCGGCCGTCCGTTCGAACAGCCGCGGGTCGTCCGCGGCGACCCGCATCGTGGCGAACGGCGAGAACGACGTTTCCGCGGCTCCCTCGAAGGTCCGGCGCCACCCGTCGCGGAAGCGCCAGCCGCTTCCGTCCCACTCGGCGGTCGACGCGGCCGTCCTCGCGACGAGCCGGAAGTCGCGATCGAACTCGAAAACCGAAGGACGCCACAGTCGCCGGGCGCCGGCTTCATAGGTGTCGAAGTTCCAGATCCGGGAGCCGTCCCCCCCGAGGGCCCAGCTTCCGCCCGTCGGCGTCGCCGCGAGGCGCTCGGTCCGCCCCTTGATCCGGTCGAGGAGTCGGTGCGACTCGCGGTTGGCCCCCGGGAGCACGTATTCGCCCGTCCAGAACGCGGCGCCCGAGGCGGCGAAGGCGAAGAGCACGACGGGGACGCCGAGCCGCGCGAGCGGCACGCCGCACGCCTTGAAAGCGGTGTCCTCTCCGTGACGGGAGAGCGAGCCGAGCGCGACGAGGGCGGCGAGCATCACGCAGAACGGCAGGATCTGGACGAGGATCGGCGCGAGCATCGCCCGGTAGTACGCGGCGACGACCTCGGAGGGGATGTGCCGCTTGAGGATGTCGTCGGCGTGATCGGAGTAATCCACGAGGACGTAGAGGAACGTGACGGAGACGTAGATCGCCGCCAGCGCGGCGACGAAAGGGGAGAGAACGTAACGATCCAGCCGGGTCGGGAATCGGGCGAGCCCCATCCCCGCGGGCGCCGCGGCCGCCTCCGAGGCGGGGCGCCCGGCGGCATCCTCCCTGCGCTCGCCGCGCCGCCGCCGCCAGCGTTCGATCCAGCCCAGGCGTTCCCGTTCCGGGCGCAGGAAGAGAAAAGCGCCGAACAGGGCGAGGAGCACGTTCGGGAGCCACATGGCGAAGGCGGGCGATACCCGGCCGTCCTCCGCCCAGTTCTCGCCGGTGTTGAAGAGGAGGTAATAGGCCAGGATGATCGCGAGCGACACGGCGAAACCGCTGCCGCGGCCGCCCCGCCGGTTCGTGATGCCGAGCGGCAGGCCCACGAGCGCGAAGACGAGGCAGGCCGCCGGGATGGCGAATTTCTTGTGGATCTCGACGCGAAGCAGCCGATAGCGCTCGGGAGAGACTTCCGGCCGCCGCAGGTTCCTCCAGAGCTCGGCGAGGGTCTGGAGGCGAACCCCTTTCTCGACGTGGCCCCGCTCGCCGGGAGTCTCGCGGCTCTCGTGGACGAGGATGCTCAGGTGGTCGCTGCGATCGACCCGGTAGATCCGGGGATCGAGACGCTCGGTGGTGTGCTGGATCGCCCCGGTGAGATCCAGCCACAGCCGGCGCCCGTCGAACCGGAACCGCCCCTCGCGGGCGACGATGACCGATTCGCGGTTGCGGTCCGTCCGGTCGTCCAGGAAGACGCCGCGCCACCCGGCCGCGCCCGGGACGTCGCGGTCGACGAACATCATCCAGTCCCACTCCGTCCGCGGCTCCGTGAACACGCGGGGACGGACCATCTCCAGGGCGGCCGACGCGAAGAGCCGGCTCTCGAGGCGCTCGAGGCGGTCGTTGGCCGCCGGATAGCCCCACATGCTCAGGATGCCGACGAGGACCGCGAGGGCGGCGCCGGCCATTCCGACGGGCAGGAAGAGTCGGGTGCGGGAGACGCCCGATGCGCGCAGCGCGACGATCTCCGAATCTCCGGACAGGCGCCCGACACCGATCAGGATTCCGAAGAGGAACGCCATGGGGATCGTCAGGACGAGCACCTGCGGGAGGGTCAGGAGTAGGAGCTTCGCGACGACGGAAGCGGGCGCGCCCCGGCGGACGACCATCTCGGACAGCTGGACGAGCGAGCGAAGGAGGAGCAGGAACGTGTAGGCGGCGAGGCCGAGGCCGAACGGGGGAAGGATCTCGCGCAGGACGTTCCGGGAGATGAGCTTCATGCGGCAGCGCAGTGTAGCAAGTCGGCGGCAGGCCGGCGGGCGGCATGCAGCGTCCGATAATATATATTATGTAAAATAGGCTAACCAGAGGAAATGCTTCCGAAAGGACGCCTCCTCAGCCGATTTGCCTATTTCTGAATAATGTTGCCGGGCAACTCCCGCCTCCCCGACAAAGCCGTCCGCCTACCCGAAGGCGGTCCGGCAAGGAGCCGAGAGTCGAGAGCGCGCGGACCGCGCCCGAAGCGGTCTCTACTTTTTCCGGAGCTCGACTTCGCCCTTGCGGATGTCCTCGATGATCTTCTGAAGAGCCTCGACGATCTCTTCCTTCCCGACGCGGCTTCGGTTGAACGCGAGGTTCAGGCGGAACGGAGAGTTCTTCGGGGCGTAGCGGAACTGGAAGGGTTGCGGCCGCCGGCGGGCGTCACCGTCCTCCTCTTCCTTCTTCTGCTGCCGGAGGGATTCCCGCGTGGCGCCGGCCACGATCGCCCGGATCCGCTTCTCCATCTCGTCGCGGTCGCCGGCTCGCGCGACGTCGAGCAGGAGCGACTTGGAATGGATGTCGGCCCGCCGACA encodes:
- the ahcY gene encoding adenosylhomocysteinase, translating into MPTQLASHVKDASLAPKGRLRIEWAEKSMPVLAQIRARFEREKPLRGMRLSACLHVTTETASLARTLAAGGADLVLCASNPLSTQDEVAASLVEDFGISVFAIKGEDHATYYDHIRAALAHRPNITMDDGADLVSSLLFLALGKDQDVDPVVREWARSLSAADRRALLEGIVGGTEETTTGVVRLRAMEKAGVLKFPVIAVNEARTKHFFDNRYGTGQSTLDGVIRATNLLIAGLNVVVAGYGWCGKGVSMRARGLGAHVIVTEIDPTKAIEAALDGFRVMTMDEAAAIGDVFITVTGNKGVISGDHFARMKDGAVVCNSGHFNVELDIPALEKQSRARRSIRDFVEEFTLEGGRKVYLLADGRLINLSAAEGHPASVMDMSFANQALAAEYMVKNHATLENRIHVVPDEIDREIARLKLAAMGIRIDTPTAEQVKYMNSWEEGT
- the lptF gene encoding LPS export ABC transporter permease LptF, giving the protein MKLISRNVLREILPPFGLGLAAYTFLLLLRSLVQLSEMVVRRGAPASVVAKLLLLTLPQVLVLTIPMAFLFGILIGVGRLSGDSEIVALRASGVSRTRLFLPVGMAGAALAVLVGILSMWGYPAANDRLERLESRLFASAALEMVRPRVFTEPRTEWDWMMFVDRDVPGAAGWRGVFLDDRTDRNRESVIVAREGRFRFDGRRLWLDLTGAIQHTTERLDPRIYRVDRSDHLSILVHESRETPGERGHVEKGVRLQTLAELWRNLRRPEVSPERYRLLRVEIHKKFAIPAACLVFALVGLPLGITNRRGGRGSGFAVSLAIILAYYLLFNTGENWAEDGRVSPAFAMWLPNVLLALFGAFLFLRPERERLGWIERWRRRRGERREDAAGRPASEAAAAPAGMGLARFPTRLDRYVLSPFVAALAAIYVSVTFLYVLVDYSDHADDILKRHIPSEVVAAYYRAMLAPILVQILPFCVMLAALVALGSLSRHGEDTAFKACGVPLARLGVPVVLFAFAASGAAFWTGEYVLPGANRESHRLLDRIKGRTERLAATPTGGSWALGGDGSRIWNFDTYEAGARRLWRPSVFEFDRDFRLVARTAASTAEWDGSGWRFRDGWRRTFEGAAETSFSPFATMRVAADDPRLFERTAGRPDEMRYRALDRYVERLSRTGYPVAELATALAGKPAAAAQTIVLACLALPFAFSIGRRGTLTGIGVGLAVGMLFLIVASLFSRLGEVGSVPPMLAAWGPNLIFVLFAAYRMTTVRT